DNA from Haloferax volcanii DS2:
GTGTTCGGTGACCGCTGGCGGACCGCGTAGGCGATGGCGTCGGCCACCTCTATCGCCTCCGTCACTTCGCCCTCCTCGAACGACGCTTCGAGCGTCTCGCCGCTCTCGGAGCCGAACTCGGTCCGAACCTCGGTCGGATTGACGCAGGTCACGCCGACGTTCTCCTCGCCGATGGACCCCTGCAGGCTCGACGCGAACCCGCGGACCCACCACTTCGTCGCGGCGTACACCGGGTTGTGCGGCCGCGGGTGGTTCCCCGACATGCTCCCGAGGAAGACGAGGTTGCCCTCGGACGCTTCGAGGTGCGGAAGCGCCTCTCTGGCCGTGTAGAACATCCCGTCGACGTTGACGCCGGTCATCAGGCGGTACTCCTCGTCGGTCAGCTCCGCGACCGGCTTGTCGATGCCGAGGCCGGCGTTACAGACGACGATGTCGAGCGAGCCGAACCGCTCGACGGTCGCGTCGACGAGCGCCCGGACCGCGTCGGAGTCGGTCACGTCCGTCGGCACGACGCTCACGGCGGCGTCCGTGGCGTCACGAATCTCGTCAGCGAGCGATTCCAGTCGTTCGACTCTGCGGGCGGCGAGACACACGTCCGCGCCGTCCTCGGCGAGCACGCGCGCGGTCGCCGCGCCGATTCCCGAACTCGCACCCGTGACGAGCGCCGTCCGGCCGTCGAGCGGGTCTTCCAAGGCGGTTGGTCGGTCGACCATACGCCGTGATTGTGACCCTGCCGCATACGTGTTTCCCCACGGGAATCTGGCGACGGACGCTTGGAACACGTTTATTAGACTTCCGTCGATTGTCATCGTATGGCACGTATTGCGGTCACCGGAGCGGCTGGTAACGTCGGGAGAGTCACGGTCGAAGCGCTGGCGTCGGACCACGACGTGACGCCCATCACGCATCGCGAGCGCGAGGGACTCGACAGCGTCATCCTCGACGTGCGCGACGAAGACGCGCTGACCGAGGCGTTCGAGGGCCACGACATCGTCGTCCACCTCGCGGCCAACCCGAACCCCGACGCGGCGTGGGACAGCGTCTACGAGGTCAACATCGGCGGCACGTACAACGTCTACGAGGCGGCGCTGGCGGCCGATATCGACCGACTCGTTTTCGCCAGCACGAACCACGTCCACCAGATGTACAACATCGCCGACGCGACCCGACCGGAGACGCTGGCGGCCGACGCCGAGGCGGTCGGCGTGTCGGACCCGCCGCGCCCCGACTCGTACTACGGCGTGAGCAAGGTGTTCGGTGAGGCGCTTGGCAACTACTACGCGGACCGACACGGACTGGAAGTGCTCAATCTCCGCATCGGATGGCTCCTGACGGCCGACGAGGTCCGCGAGAAGATGGACGAAGAGGAGTCGGTCGCGCGCTACGTCCGCGCGATGTGGCTCAGCCCCGGCGACTGCGAACAGGGGATGCGCCGGGCCGTCGAGGCGTCGCTTCCCGATTCGCCGCTCGCGGTCAACCTCATCTCGGCGAACGACGACCGATATCTCTCGCTCACGGAGACGATGCGCGCCATCGGCTACCGCCCGCGAGACAACTCGGCGACCGTCGTGGAGTGAGCGAGCGGGGCGGTGGCTGAGCGACCGTGGAGTGACGTTCGTCGATGCCGACGCACCGCTACTGCGAGTCGGTGTCGCGGGCGACGACGCACGACCCCGAACGGCGTCTCGTTCGCCTCTCGAAGGAGCGTTCAGGTTCTCGCGCGGTAGTTTTCGGGGCGAATCCATCGCGAAGCGCGTTGCTGGGACCCACCGTTTTTATATCATCATCTGCTATCCACAACCTATATGTGTGGGTAGATAACATGGGTACTACATGGTCGAGCATGACAGTAGCGATGAAAGTGTAAACCGTCGAAAATATTTGAAGGCCCTGACCGTGGGTGCGGCCGCTGGCATCGCGGGGTGTACCGGCGGTGGCGGAACCGAGACGGAGAGCACCGAGAGCGGAAACGGGAACGGTTCCGGCGGTTCCACCGACGACACCGAGACGAGCGGGAGCAGTTCCGGTGAGTCGTGGGACTCGCAACTCGAAGTGCTCCACGGGTGGGCCGGCGGCGACGGCGAGGCGGCGGTCACCGCGCTCATCGAGGCCTTCGAGGAGGAACATCCCGAGATGGATACGAACTTCCAGGCGGTCGGTGCGAGCGCGAACGTGAACCTCAACGCGACGATTCTTCGACGGCTCGCGAACAACAACCCGATGAGCTCGTTCGCCAACTGGCCGGGGAAGAACCTCGAACGGTACTCGGGCGCACTGATGGACCTCGAAGCCGACGTGTGGGACGCCGAGGGATTCAAAGACACCATGCAGTCCCGCGCGGTGGAACTGTGTAAGTTCAACGACAAGATGCCGGCGGTCCCAATCGGGTCCCACCGGATGAACAACCTGTTCTACAACACCGCCGTCTTCGAGGAGGCCGGCATCGACGCGTCGAGCCTCGATAGCGTCGACGCGCTCCTCGACGCGCTCGAAACCATCGACCAGAACACGGACGTGACGCCGATGGCGCAGGCGATGGTCGCGCCGTGGACGAACCTCCAGCTTTGGGCGCAGATTCTGACGAGCCAAAGCGGCGTCGAGGCGTACACGAACTTCATCGAGGGCAACCCCGACAGGGCGGCCGTCGTGGAAGCGCTCGAGGCGCTGAAGACTATCAACGAGAACTACATCACCGCCGACGCCTCGTCTATTAGCTTCACGACGGCGGGCCAGAAGGTCATCTCGGGGAAGGCGGCCACCATCCACCAGGGGAACTGGGTCTACGGCATGTTCCGCGCCGACGACAGCTTCAACTACAAAGAGCAGTGGGATTGGATACCGTTCCCGGGCACGGAAGGTATCTACTTCTACCACGTCGACTCCATCGTCGCGCCGAGCAACAACCCGAGCCGCGAGGAGACCATCGCGTGGCAGAAGTTCGTCGGCTCGAAGAAGGCCCAGATCGCCTTCAACAACCCCAAGGGGTCGGTTCCGCTCCGCACCGACATCGACCCGAGCGAACTGACCGACTTCCTCGCGATGACGTACGAGGACCTCACCGATTCGGAGGCCTACCCGCCGACCATCGCCCACGGGCTCGCAGTCACGCCCAAGACGATGGGCGCGTGTAAGACCGCCTTCGGCGACAACTTCATGGGGCCGTTCAACGTCGAAGCCACCGCCGACGCGCTCGTCGCAGCGGTCTCGGAGTGAGACCTCGGCTGAAACTTCACCCTCATTATACACAAATAAAATATAGGTATATCCATGGCTACACACGATAACACGGAGCACGTTTCTGACGCGACCGACGAGGCGGTCGGGTGGGAGTCGAAGCTCCGGTATTTCCTCAACAGCGACTTCGTCCGCTCCGCGCCGTACTGGGGAATCCCGTTCGTCCTCATGAGCATCGCCGTCTACGGTGGTACCGGCTACAACTTCGCCATCTCGTTTACGGACTACGAGGGCCTCGGGACTCCCGATTACTCCACGCTCGACTTGGAGATGTACGCACAGGCGCTGTCGAGCGACGCGTTCATCGCCGCCGCGCAGAACAATCTGGTCCTCCTCGTAGGCTTTACGACTATCTGTCTGGTGCTCGGCCTGTTCCTCGCAATCCTGTTGGACCACGGCATCCGGTTTTCCGAGAAGTTCCAGACGGTCTATCTCCTCCCGATGAGCCTCTCGTTCGTCGTCACCGCGCAACTGTGGCTCTGGATGTTCAACGTCGAAAGCGGCATCCTCAACCTCGTCGTGACGACCCTCGGGTTCAATCCCGTAGACTGGCTGGGGAACCCATCAATCGCGCTCGGCGCGGTGATATTGGCCCTCATCTGGCAGTTCAGCGGATACACGATGGTCGTCTACCTCGCGGGGCTCCAGTCGATTCCCGACGACCAGTTCGAGGCGGCCCGCGTCGACGGCGCGAGCATCACTCGGACCTACCTCCGCATCATCGTCCCGCAACTGAAGGAGGCGTCCGTCAGCGCGGCCGTCGTGCTGATGGTGTTCGCGCTGAAGGCCTTCACCTTCCTGTACGCCCTCGTCGGTCGCTACCGCCCGCCGAACGGGACGGACATCCTGGCGACGCTCATGGTTCGCCGCGCGTTCAAGTTCGGTGAGTGGGCCTACTCGGCCGCCATCGCGACCATGCTTCTCATCATGGCGCTCGGCGTCATCGGACCGTACCTCTACTACCAGTACAAACAGGGGGGTCTCTGACCATGTCACAGTCGTCATCCACAGGCAACTTCGACGTCGCATCGCTCGTCGAGGACGTGAACCTCCGGCGCGTCGCCCAGTACGCTCTCGTCGTGTTCTTCCTCGGGTTCTTCCTCGTCCCGCTGGAGACGGGAATCATGACCGCCATCAAGACGAACGAGTCGGTCGCTCGCTCGCTTCCCTTCGCGCCGCCGGTCGGTGAGGGTTTCACCCTCGGGAACATCCAGTTCGCCCTCGAACAGCTCTCGGGGTCGTTCTTCAACTCGCTCATCATGTCGATTCCGGCGACCATCGGGAGCGTCCTGTTCGGGAGCATGGCAGCCTACGGCCTCACGATGGTCAACTGGCGGGCGCAGATGGGTATGCTGATGCTGTTCGTCGTCGGCGTCTTCGTCCCCTATCAGGCCGTGTTGGTCCCGCTCGCACGCTTCTGGAACAACATCTTCCCGCTCGCGCGGATGATAGAGCCGATGGTGGCGTCGATACCCTTCTTCCAGGGGTACCACGCGGAACTCGTCCCCCTCGTCATCACCCATATCGCCTACGGGATTCCCATCTGTACGATACTGTTCCGGTCGTACTACCAGAGCCTCCCGAACTCGCTCGTGGAGGCCGGTAAAATCGACGGCGCGAGCATCACGAAGATTTACCGGCGCATCATCCTGCCCATCTCGAAGCCGATGTTCGGCGTCGTGTTCATCTACCAGTTCACGCAGATTTACAACGAGTTCCTCTTCGCGTTCACGCTCGTCACCGGGTCCGACGCGCCCGCAGCACCGGTCACGCTGGTGCTGCCCGCAATCGGGGCGTCGACTTCCGGCATCAACTTCGGTATCAGGATGTCCGCGGCGTTCCTCGCGGCGGTTCCGACGCTCATCCTGTACGTCGCGTTCGCCGAACAGTTCGCGAAGGGACTTCGCACGGAGGCCTGACCCATGGGACAGATTCAACTCACCGACCTGACGAAGCGCTTCGGCGACACGGTCGCCGTCGACGACCTCTCGCTCGACATCGACGACGAGGAGTTCCTCGTGCTCGTCGGTCCCTCGGGGTGCGGCAAATCGACGACGCTCCGGATGCTCGCCGGCTTGGAGACCCCGACCAGCGGGGACATCTACATCGGCGGGGACCACATGAACTACCGCGTCCCGCAGAACCGCGACATCGCGATGGTGTTTCAGGACTACGCGCTGTACCCCCACATGACCGTCCGGCAGAACATCCGGTTCGGGCTCGAAGAAGAGGAGGGATACACGTCTGCGGAGCGCGACGAGCGCGTCGTCGAAGTCGCGGAGACGCTCGGCATTGCCGACCTGCTTGACCGCAAGCCCGACGAACTCTCGGGCGGTCAGCAACAGCGGGTCGCGCTCGGGCGCGCCATCGTACGCGACCCCGAGGTGTTCCTGATGGACGAGCCGCTGTCCAACCTGGACGCCAAGCTCCGGGCGGAGATGCGCACCGAGCTCCAGAACCTGCAGGACCAACTCGCCGTCACGACCGTCTACGTCACCCACAACCAGACGGAGGCGATGACGATGGCCGACCGTATCGCCGTCATGGACGACGGCGAACTCCAGCAGGTTGCCTCTCCCTTCGAGTGCTACCACGAGCCGAACAACCTGTTCGTCGCGGAGTTCATCGGCGAGCCGATGATAAACCTCGTCCGCGGAACGCGCTCGGAGTCGACGTTCGTCGGTGAACACTTCTCGTACCCGCTCGACGAGGACGTGATGGAGTCCGTCGACGACCGCGACGACTTCGTCTTGGGGGTGCGCCCCGAAGACATCGAAGTCGCCGACGCGGCCCCCGACG
Protein-coding regions in this window:
- a CDS encoding SDR family oxidoreductase; translation: MVDRPTALEDPLDGRTALVTGASSGIGAATARVLAEDGADVCLAARRVERLESLADEIRDATDAAVSVVPTDVTDSDAVRALVDATVERFGSLDIVVCNAGLGIDKPVAELTDEEYRLMTGVNVDGMFYTAREALPHLEASEGNLVFLGSMSGNHPRPHNPVYAATKWWVRGFASSLQGSIGEENVGVTCVNPTEVRTEFGSESGETLEASFEEGEVTEAIEVADAIAYAVRQRSPNTVLSLDLYRRDKLSHF
- the xacH gene encoding xylose/arabinose ABC transporter permease XacH — its product is MATHDNTEHVSDATDEAVGWESKLRYFLNSDFVRSAPYWGIPFVLMSIAVYGGTGYNFAISFTDYEGLGTPDYSTLDLEMYAQALSSDAFIAAAQNNLVLLVGFTTICLVLGLFLAILLDHGIRFSEKFQTVYLLPMSLSFVVTAQLWLWMFNVESGILNLVVTTLGFNPVDWLGNPSIALGAVILALIWQFSGYTMVVYLAGLQSIPDDQFEAARVDGASITRTYLRIIVPQLKEASVSAAVVLMVFALKAFTFLYALVGRYRPPNGTDILATLMVRRAFKFGEWAYSAAIATMLLIMALGVIGPYLYYQYKQGGL
- the xacJ gene encoding xylose/arabinose ABC transporter ATP-binding protein XacJ, whose translation is MGQIQLTDLTKRFGDTVAVDDLSLDIDDEEFLVLVGPSGCGKSTTLRMLAGLETPTSGDIYIGGDHMNYRVPQNRDIAMVFQDYALYPHMTVRQNIRFGLEEEEGYTSAERDERVVEVAETLGIADLLDRKPDELSGGQQQRVALGRAIVRDPEVFLMDEPLSNLDAKLRAEMRTELQNLQDQLAVTTVYVTHNQTEAMTMADRIAVMDDGELQQVASPFECYHEPNNLFVAEFIGEPMINLVRGTRSESTFVGEHFSYPLDEDVMESVDDRDDFVLGVRPEDIEVADAAPDDAALDDHDLQMDVTVVEPHGDQNVLHLSHPDQPSADDALQAVTEGMHLVTRGDRVTVTIPPDKIHLFDAETGTAVHNRRHDQEADFTQLEQ
- a CDS encoding ABC transporter substrate-binding protein, whose protein sequence is MGAAAGIAGCTGGGGTETESTESGNGNGSGGSTDDTETSGSSSGESWDSQLEVLHGWAGGDGEAAVTALIEAFEEEHPEMDTNFQAVGASANVNLNATILRRLANNNPMSSFANWPGKNLERYSGALMDLEADVWDAEGFKDTMQSRAVELCKFNDKMPAVPIGSHRMNNLFYNTAVFEEAGIDASSLDSVDALLDALETIDQNTDVTPMAQAMVAPWTNLQLWAQILTSQSGVEAYTNFIEGNPDRAAVVEALEALKTINENYITADASSISFTTAGQKVISGKAATIHQGNWVYGMFRADDSFNYKEQWDWIPFPGTEGIYFYHVDSIVAPSNNPSREETIAWQKFVGSKKAQIAFNNPKGSVPLRTDIDPSELTDFLAMTYEDLTDSEAYPPTIAHGLAVTPKTMGACKTAFGDNFMGPFNVEATADALVAAVSE
- the xacI gene encoding xylose/arabinose ABC transporter permease XacI; amino-acid sequence: MSQSSSTGNFDVASLVEDVNLRRVAQYALVVFFLGFFLVPLETGIMTAIKTNESVARSLPFAPPVGEGFTLGNIQFALEQLSGSFFNSLIMSIPATIGSVLFGSMAAYGLTMVNWRAQMGMLMLFVVGVFVPYQAVLVPLARFWNNIFPLARMIEPMVASIPFFQGYHAELVPLVITHIAYGIPICTILFRSYYQSLPNSLVEAGKIDGASITKIYRRIILPISKPMFGVVFIYQFTQIYNEFLFAFTLVTGSDAPAAPVTLVLPAIGASTSGINFGIRMSAAFLAAVPTLILYVAFAEQFAKGLRTEA
- a CDS encoding NAD-dependent epimerase/dehydratase family protein; the protein is MARIAVTGAAGNVGRVTVEALASDHDVTPITHREREGLDSVILDVRDEDALTEAFEGHDIVVHLAANPNPDAAWDSVYEVNIGGTYNVYEAALAADIDRLVFASTNHVHQMYNIADATRPETLAADAEAVGVSDPPRPDSYYGVSKVFGEALGNYYADRHGLEVLNLRIGWLLTADEVREKMDEEESVARYVRAMWLSPGDCEQGMRRAVEASLPDSPLAVNLISANDDRYLSLTETMRAIGYRPRDNSATVVE